A window of the Synechococcus sp. M16.1 genome harbors these coding sequences:
- a CDS encoding ComF family protein has translation MHRALLSFAQTLLIEPRCPICDGPWDSPLPPTAPCTTCLDALALPCEGLKGLLPLPWCALGPYAGHLRQLLLKLRQQHQGKALAALVELLPERFTLPATAVLVPIPSWKQQRSNPLPQRMALGLGRPTAELLQRTRAGLSQHHLNRRQRQTNLIGAFQAFPMDNQGPHSSVWLVDDILTTGSTALAARQALEAAGHRVAGLICLGRTPARERRR, from the coding sequence GTGCATCGCGCGCTCCTGAGCTTTGCCCAAACCCTTCTGATCGAGCCCCGCTGCCCGATCTGCGATGGACCTTGGGACAGCCCACTGCCGCCGACGGCTCCCTGCACCACGTGCCTCGATGCCCTTGCTCTCCCTTGTGAGGGGCTCAAGGGCTTGCTGCCCTTGCCGTGGTGCGCTCTCGGGCCTTACGCAGGCCACTTGCGCCAGCTGCTGCTGAAGCTGCGTCAACAGCACCAAGGCAAAGCGCTTGCGGCCTTGGTTGAGCTGCTGCCTGAGCGCTTCACCCTGCCTGCAACAGCCGTGCTGGTGCCGATTCCAAGCTGGAAGCAGCAACGATCCAACCCCCTGCCGCAGCGCATGGCCCTGGGATTGGGCCGGCCGACGGCAGAGCTGCTGCAGCGCACCCGTGCCGGGTTGAGCCAACACCATCTGAACAGACGCCAACGCCAAACCAACCTGATCGGGGCGTTCCAGGCCTTCCCCATGGACAATCAAGGACCCCACAGCTCGGTCTGGCTCGTTGACGACATCCTCACGACCGGGTCCACCGCTTTGGCTGCCCGTCAGGCCCTTGAAGCTGCTGGCCACCGCGTGGCTGGATTGATCTGCCTGGGACGAACCCCCGCAAGGGAGCGCAGGCGGTGA
- a CDS encoding DUF2470 domain-containing protein: MPADPLTDAVSTRICKHMNDDHAEAVLAYAKHYGGVSNPAAARMVSVKAETMELEVDGASVSIAFDHTLTDSEDAHRTLVAMLRAMPKEGA; the protein is encoded by the coding sequence ATGCCTGCAGACCCCCTCACTGATGCCGTCAGCACACGGATCTGCAAACACATGAACGACGACCATGCCGAAGCGGTGCTCGCCTACGCCAAGCACTACGGCGGCGTCAGCAATCCCGCTGCAGCGCGCATGGTGTCTGTAAAAGCAGAAACCATGGAACTGGAGGTGGATGGCGCCAGCGTCAGCATTGCCTTTGATCACACCCTCACCGACAGCGAAGACGCCCACCGCACCTTGGTGGCCATGCTGCGGGCGATGCCCAAAGAAGGCGCTTGA